The following proteins are encoded in a genomic region of Neisseria perflava:
- a CDS encoding glutamine--tRNA ligase codes for MLNKDQFADNHFIRTIIEEDLKSGKHTAIQTRFPPEPNGYLHIGHAKSICLNFGLAYIYDGLCNLRFDDTNPEKENDEYVNAIKEDVEWLGFHWAGEPRFASNYFDQLYDYAVDLIKDGKAYVDDLTPEQMREYRGTLTEAGKNSPYRDRTEEENLDLFTRMKNGEFPDGSKTLRLKIDMASGNINMRDPVIYRIRRAHHHNTGDKWCIYPMYDYTHCISDAIEGITHSLCTLEFEAHRPLYDWVLNNISKNANLLNRIDIIINDLYKIKKLTNQDNEMSYSYNAHPFVEPSEQEFDKSNKRVDEIWELEKGVIESIKDLSRENLLHSWKEALEAITAPYQLSVHHVDSSIQILKEIVDVIDPRPRQYEFSRLELLYSITSKRKLNQLVSEGHVTGWDDPRMPTISGMRRLGYTPEGLRLFAKRAGISKSENIVDMSVLEGAIREELENSAPRLMAVLNPLKVTLTNFETGKTQSRRAAFHPNHEEMGDREVPISQTIYIEADDFAENPPKGFKRLIPGGEVRLRHGYVIKCDEVVKDEAGNVVELKCSIDHDTLGKNPEGRKVKGVIHWVSAEHAAEIKVRLYDRLFTVERPDAVRGEDGNYLPFTDFLNPESIKEITAYAEPVAKDLPAESRWQFERIGYFVTDRKDHSKDTPVFNRTVTLKDSWQPK; via the coding sequence ATGTTGAATAAAGACCAATTCGCGGACAACCACTTTATCCGCACCATCATCGAAGAAGACCTCAAAAGCGGCAAACATACAGCCATCCAAACCCGCTTCCCGCCCGAGCCGAACGGCTATCTGCACATCGGCCACGCCAAATCCATCTGCCTGAACTTCGGTTTGGCGTATATTTACGACGGCTTGTGCAACTTGCGTTTTGACGATACCAACCCTGAAAAAGAAAATGACGAATACGTCAACGCCATCAAAGAAGACGTTGAGTGGTTGGGCTTCCATTGGGCAGGCGAGCCGCGTTTCGCTTCCAATTATTTCGACCAGCTGTATGACTACGCCGTCGATTTGATCAAAGACGGCAAGGCGTATGTCGATGATTTGACGCCCGAACAAATGCGCGAATACCGCGGCACGCTGACTGAAGCGGGCAAGAACAGCCCTTACCGCGACCGCACCGAAGAAGAAAACCTCGACCTGTTCACACGCATGAAAAACGGCGAGTTTCCCGACGGCAGCAAAACCTTGCGTCTGAAAATCGACATGGCATCGGGCAACATCAATATGCGCGACCCCGTCATCTACCGTATCCGCCGCGCCCATCACCACAACACCGGCGACAAATGGTGCATCTACCCGATGTACGACTACACGCATTGCATTTCCGATGCCATCGAAGGCATCACGCATTCCTTGTGTACGCTCGAGTTTGAAGCCCACCGCCCGCTTTACGACTGGGTGTTAAATAATATTTCTAAAAATGCAAATCTACTTAATAGGATTGATATAATTATTAACGATTTATATAAAATAAAAAAATTAACGAATCAAGATAACGAAATGTCTTATTCTTATAATGCCCATCCTTTTGTTGAACCGAGTGAACAAGAGTTTGATAAATCTAATAAAAGAGTGGATGAAATATGGGAGTTAGAGAAAGGCGTTATAGAGTCGATTAAGGATCTTAGTCGTGAAAATTTACTTCATTCTTGGAAAGAAGCATTGGAAGCGATTACTGCCCCTTATCAGTTGAGTGTTCATCATGTAGATTCTAGCATTCAAATATTAAAGGAGATAGTTGATGTAATTGATCCGCGTCCGCGCCAATACGAGTTTTCCCGTTTGGAGCTTTTGTATTCCATCACCTCCAAACGCAAGCTGAACCAACTGGTTTCAGAAGGCCACGTTACCGGCTGGGACGACCCGCGTATGCCGACCATTTCCGGTATGCGCCGCCTCGGCTACACGCCCGAAGGCCTGCGCCTGTTTGCCAAACGCGCCGGTATTTCCAAATCTGAAAACATCGTCGATATGAGCGTGTTGGAAGGTGCGATTCGCGAAGAGTTGGAAAACTCTGCGCCACGTTTGATGGCGGTTTTGAACCCGCTCAAAGTAACCCTGACCAACTTTGAAACCGGTAAAACCCAAAGCCGCCGTGCCGCGTTCCATCCGAACCACGAAGAAATGGGCGATCGCGAAGTACCTATTTCACAAACTATCTACATCGAAGCCGACGACTTTGCCGAAAATCCGCCCAAAGGCTTCAAACGCCTGATTCCCGGCGGCGAAGTTCGTTTGCGCCACGGCTATGTCATCAAGTGCGATGAAGTGGTAAAAGACGAGGCAGGCAATGTGGTTGAACTCAAGTGCAGCATCGACCACGATACCTTGGGCAAAAATCCCGAAGGCCGCAAAGTCAAAGGCGTGATTCACTGGGTTTCCGCCGAACACGCCGCCGAAATCAAAGTCCGCCTCTATGACCGCCTCTTTACCGTCGAGCGTCCCGATGCCGTGCGCGGCGAAGACGGCAACTACCTGCCGTTTACCGATTTTCTCAATCCTGAATCCATCAAGGAAATCACCGCCTACGCCGAACCTGTCGCAAAAGATTTGCCGGCGGAAAGCCGTTGGCAGTTTGAACGCATCGGCTATTTCGTCACCGACCGCAAAGACCACAGCAAAGATACGCCGGTGTTTAACCGCACGGTAACGCTGAAAGATTCTTGGCAGCCTAAGTAA
- a CDS encoding DMT family transporter gives MERYSVHLKLLGMAVLWGASWPMGRILGQSLPPLTGGAVRFVLASVLLLGWLFARSRFATLAALSARQWLGLVAAASVGVCGYAVFFMLGLQTMPAGKAAVVVAINPVLTLLLATWFFGERLNAKILAGMLLAVCGAITAVTQGQPLTVLSGGIKAGEWLIFGCVVCWAAYTLIGRAVLRGIDALTVTAATSLIGALMLAVVALWVDGLPFEAMAAMDARGWTALAWLVIGATVLAYAWYFEGVKTLGAGSAAAYITLVPIFGVLSSAWFLGESLHISLVAGCAAAVGGMTLMRYGQKAV, from the coding sequence ATGGAACGTTATTCTGTACATTTGAAACTGCTGGGAATGGCAGTGTTGTGGGGCGCATCCTGGCCGATGGGGCGGATACTGGGGCAGTCGCTGCCGCCGTTGACGGGTGGGGCGGTTCGGTTTGTCTTGGCTTCGGTTTTGTTGTTGGGCTGGTTGTTTGCGCGCAGCAGGTTTGCGACTTTGGCGGCTTTGTCGGCGCGGCAATGGCTGGGCTTGGTTGCAGCCGCTTCCGTCGGCGTGTGCGGCTATGCGGTGTTTTTTATGCTGGGTTTGCAGACTATGCCGGCAGGCAAGGCGGCGGTGGTCGTGGCGATAAATCCCGTGCTGACGCTGCTGTTGGCGACTTGGTTTTTCGGCGAGCGTTTAAATGCGAAGATTTTGGCGGGTATGCTGTTGGCGGTTTGTGGTGCGATAACGGCGGTAACGCAAGGGCAGCCGTTGACGGTATTGTCGGGCGGCATCAAGGCGGGGGAGTGGCTGATTTTCGGCTGCGTGGTCTGCTGGGCGGCCTATACCTTAATCGGGCGTGCGGTCTTGCGCGGAATAGATGCGCTGACGGTAACGGCGGCAACTTCGCTTATCGGCGCGTTGATGTTGGCGGTGGTGGCGTTGTGGGTCGATGGATTGCCTTTTGAGGCAATGGCGGCGATGGATGCACGCGGTTGGACGGCATTGGCGTGGCTGGTCATCGGCGCGACGGTATTGGCCTATGCGTGGTATTTTGAAGGCGTGAAGACTTTGGGCGCAGGCAGCGCGGCGGCGTATATTACGCTCGTGCCGATTTTCGGCGTGCTGTCTTCGGCGTGGTTTTTGGGCGAATCGCTGCATATTTCACTGGTCGCAGGTTGTGCGGCGGCGGTTGGCGGCATGACGCTGATGCGGTATGGGCAAAAGGCCGTCTGA
- the rho gene encoding transcription termination factor Rho, with protein MHVSELQTLHISKLLEMAEEHGIENANRFRKQDLVFAIVRQMMKQNVSFTCSGTLEILPDGFGFLRSADTSYLAGPDDIYVSPTQIRRFNLHTGDTIEGSVRVPKDNERYFALVRLDTINGDQPEVCKHKILFENLTPLFPTEQFKLERDIKAEENLTGRAIDLVSPIGKGQRALLVAPPKTGKTVMLQNIAHAITANYPDVELIVLLIDERPEEVTEMSRSVRGEVVSSTFDEPAQRHVQVAEMVIEKAKRMVEHKKDVVILLDSITRLARAYNTVVPTSGKILTGGVDANALHRPKRFFGAARNVEEGGSLTIIATALVETGSRMDDVIYEEFKGTGNMELHLDRRMAEKRLFPAISINKSGTRREELLVPNDQLQRMWLLRKFLHPMDEIEATEFLVGKLKDSKNNDDFFELMRGK; from the coding sequence ATGCACGTTTCAGAACTCCAAACCCTCCACATTTCCAAACTCTTGGAAATGGCAGAAGAACATGGCATTGAAAACGCCAACCGTTTCCGCAAACAAGACCTCGTTTTTGCCATCGTCCGCCAGATGATGAAGCAAAATGTCAGCTTTACCTGTTCCGGTACGCTCGAAATCCTGCCCGACGGCTTCGGTTTCTTGCGTAGCGCAGATACTTCTTACCTTGCCGGTCCTGACGATATTTATGTTTCGCCCACGCAAATCCGTCGCTTCAATCTGCACACCGGTGACACCATCGAAGGCAGCGTGCGTGTGCCTAAAGACAACGAGCGTTATTTCGCACTTGTCCGCCTCGATACCATCAACGGCGATCAGCCCGAAGTCTGCAAACACAAAATCCTCTTTGAAAACCTCACGCCTTTATTCCCAACCGAACAATTCAAACTCGAGCGCGACATCAAAGCCGAAGAAAATCTGACCGGCCGCGCCATCGACTTGGTTTCCCCAATCGGTAAAGGCCAACGTGCATTGTTGGTTGCGCCGCCTAAAACCGGTAAAACCGTGATGTTGCAAAACATTGCCCACGCCATTACCGCCAATTACCCCGATGTCGAGCTGATTGTCCTGTTGATTGACGAGCGTCCGGAAGAAGTGACCGAAATGAGCCGTTCTGTACGCGGCGAAGTCGTTTCCTCTACGTTTGACGAGCCTGCGCAACGCCATGTACAAGTGGCCGAGATGGTGATTGAAAAAGCCAAACGTATGGTTGAACACAAAAAAGACGTGGTCATCCTGCTGGATTCGATTACCCGTTTGGCGCGCGCCTACAATACCGTTGTGCCGACTTCGGGCAAAATCTTGACCGGCGGTGTCGATGCCAACGCCTTGCACCGTCCGAAACGCTTCTTCGGCGCAGCGCGTAATGTGGAAGAGGGCGGTTCGCTTACCATTATTGCAACAGCGCTTGTTGAAACCGGCAGCCGCATGGACGACGTGATTTACGAAGAGTTCAAAGGCACGGGCAATATGGAATTGCACCTTGACCGCCGCATGGCAGAAAAACGCCTGTTCCCGGCCATCAGCATCAACAAATCCGGTACGCGCCGCGAAGAATTGCTGGTACCGAACGATCAGTTGCAGCGTATGTGGCTCTTGCGTAAATTCCTCCATCCGATGGATGAAATCGAAGCGACCGAGTTTTTGGTGGGCAAACTCAAAGACTCCAAAAACAATGACGATTTCTTTGAATTGATGCGCGGTAAATAA
- a CDS encoding deoxyguanosinetriphosphate triphosphohydrolase, with translation MTIRMNWQNLLSTQRFRTKNGEIVPTVTPSTQEGADALRTDFHIDYDRVVFSGAFRRLGRKTQVHPLAQHDLTHNRLTHSVEVASVGRSLGNRVGVMLHNGGFLPQGNTPSDIGAVVQVACLAHDLGNPPFGHTGEDALRDWFRRPEHQIYLNTLNEAERNDIQTYEGNAHSLRIVASLEMYPEAGGMRLTAAAIGALLKYPWTTQHPNGRKKFNIYQTELPFIRQVADELGLVSVGADSWARHPLSYLMEAADDICYALLDLEDAVELDLLTDTEVESILSELTFAESAWHASSSRQRCAMLRGIAIGKAIDDVAQTFMLHQSDLLDGTFKGKDLLALCSPQVQNTLAKAKELAQTRIFRHHTKLLTEIATFPCLGSILDLLVPAAYALIAEKQLATRQSLALELLKKHNPILPEDSLYQAYMKILDFVGGMTDNSAAKMAQDLSGVGILR, from the coding sequence ATGACCATCCGAATGAATTGGCAAAACTTATTATCCACCCAACGTTTCCGTACCAAAAACGGCGAAATCGTGCCGACCGTTACCCCTTCGACTCAGGAAGGTGCCGATGCTTTACGTACGGATTTCCATATCGACTACGACCGGGTTGTTTTTTCCGGAGCCTTCCGCCGCCTTGGCCGTAAAACGCAGGTGCATCCGCTGGCGCAACACGATTTGACGCACAACCGCCTGACGCACAGCGTTGAAGTTGCCAGCGTGGGCAGGAGCTTGGGCAACCGCGTGGGCGTGATGTTGCACAACGGCGGTTTTCTGCCGCAGGGCAATACGCCCAGCGATATTGGTGCCGTGGTGCAGGTTGCCTGTTTGGCGCATGATTTGGGCAATCCGCCGTTTGGCCATACTGGCGAAGATGCTTTGCGCGATTGGTTCAGACGGCCTGAACATCAAATTTATTTAAATACATTGAACGAAGCGGAACGCAACGACATTCAAACCTATGAAGGCAATGCGCATAGCCTGCGTATCGTCGCCAGTCTTGAAATGTATCCCGAGGCGGGCGGAATGCGCCTGACTGCGGCAGCCATCGGCGCATTGTTGAAGTATCCGTGGACAACGCAACATCCGAACGGCAGAAAGAAATTCAATATTTATCAAACCGAGTTGCCGTTTATCCGTCAAGTTGCTGACGAATTGGGGCTGGTTTCCGTAGGAGCAGACAGCTGGGCGCGTCATCCTTTGTCTTATTTGATGGAGGCCGCCGACGATATTTGCTATGCCTTGCTGGATTTGGAAGATGCCGTTGAATTGGATTTGCTCACGGATACGGAAGTGGAGAGTATTTTGTCTGAGCTGACCTTTGCCGAAAGCGCATGGCACGCCAGCTCCAGTCGTCAGCGTTGCGCCATGTTGCGCGGCATTGCGATTGGTAAGGCGATTGATGATGTCGCGCAAACCTTTATGCTGCATCAGTCCGACTTGTTGGACGGAACATTCAAAGGCAAAGACTTGCTTGCTCTGTGTAGCCCGCAAGTGCAAAACACTTTGGCAAAAGCGAAAGAATTGGCGCAAACACGGATTTTCCGCCATCACACCAAGCTCTTGACCGAAATTGCAACATTCCCATGCTTAGGCTCCATCTTGGATTTGCTCGTCCCTGCCGCTTATGCCCTGATTGCTGAAAAACAGTTGGCAACGCGTCAGTCTTTGGCGTTGGAATTATTGAAAAAGCACAATCCGATTCTTCCTGAAGACAGTCTGTATCAGGCATATATGAAAATCTTGGATTTTGTCGGCGGCATGACCGATAACTCCGCCGCCAAAATGGCGCAGGATTTGTCAGGAGTAGGGATTTTACGTTAA
- a CDS encoding NCS2 family permease, translating to MSSSNQSVLERLFNLSANQTNVRTEIMAGLTTFLAMCYIIIVNPLILGETGMDMGAVFVATCIASAIGCFVMGFVGNYPIALAPGMGLNAYFTFAVVKGMGVDWRVALGAVFISGIIFILFSFFKVREMLVNALPMGLKMSIAAGIGLFLALIALKGAGVIVANPATLVGLGDIHQPTALLAMAGFVMVVALGHFRVKGSIIITILTLTAISTILGLSEFKGVVGEIPSIAPTFMQMDFKGLFTVSMVSVIFVFFLVDLFDSTGTLVGVSHRAGLLQDGKLPRLKRALLADSTAIIAGAALGTSSTTPYVESAAGVSAGGRTGLTAVTVGVLMLACLIFSPLVQSIPAFATAPALLYVGAQMLRSAREIDWDDMTEAAPAFLTIVFMPFTYSIADGIAFGFISYALIKLLCNRTQDVPPMVWIVAVLWALKFWFLG from the coding sequence ATGAGTTCTTCAAATCAAAGCGTTTTGGAACGATTGTTCAACCTGAGTGCCAATCAGACCAACGTCCGCACTGAAATCATGGCCGGTTTGACCACCTTCCTCGCCATGTGTTACATCATCATCGTCAACCCCCTGATTTTGGGCGAAACCGGCATGGATATGGGCGCAGTATTTGTGGCCACCTGTATCGCTTCCGCCATCGGCTGTTTCGTGATGGGTTTTGTCGGCAACTACCCGATCGCCCTCGCGCCGGGCATGGGCTTGAACGCCTACTTTACCTTTGCCGTCGTCAAAGGCATGGGCGTGGACTGGCGTGTGGCTTTGGGTGCCGTTTTCATTTCAGGCATCATTTTTATCCTGTTCAGCTTCTTTAAAGTGCGTGAAATGCTGGTCAACGCCCTGCCTATGGGCTTGAAAATGTCGATTGCCGCAGGTATCGGCCTCTTCTTGGCATTGATTGCGCTCAAAGGCGCAGGCGTGATTGTGGCCAATCCTGCCACATTGGTCGGTTTGGGCGACATCCACCAGCCTACCGCCCTGCTAGCGATGGCAGGCTTTGTCATGGTGGTTGCACTTGGCCACTTCCGCGTTAAAGGCTCCATCATCATCACCATTCTGACGCTGACCGCTATCTCCACCATCTTGGGCTTGAGCGAGTTCAAAGGCGTGGTCGGCGAAATTCCGAGCATTGCGCCAACCTTCATGCAGATGGACTTTAAAGGCTTATTCACCGTCAGCATGGTCAGCGTGATTTTTGTATTCTTCCTGGTTGACCTGTTTGACTCTACTGGCACCTTGGTCGGCGTTTCCCACCGCGCAGGCCTGTTGCAAGACGGAAAACTGCCGCGTTTGAAACGCGCCCTGCTTGCCGACTCTACCGCCATTATCGCCGGCGCCGCCTTGGGTACTTCTTCTACCACCCCTTATGTTGAAAGCGCGGCAGGCGTTTCTGCCGGCGGCCGTACCGGCCTGACTGCCGTTACCGTCGGCGTACTGATGCTGGCCTGTCTGATTTTCTCCCCGCTGGTTCAAAGCATTCCTGCATTCGCTACAGCCCCCGCCCTGCTCTATGTTGGCGCACAAATGTTGCGTAGCGCGCGCGAAATCGATTGGGATGACATGACCGAAGCCGCACCGGCATTCCTGACCATCGTCTTCATGCCGTTTACCTACTCGATTGCCGACGGTATTGCGTTTGGCTTTATCAGCTACGCACTCATCAAACTCTTGTGCAACCGCACCCAAGACGTACCGCCTATGGTATGGATTGTCGCCGTGTTGTGGGCATTGAAATTCTGGTTCTTAGGTTAA